One Festucalex cinctus isolate MCC-2025b chromosome 1, RoL_Fcin_1.0, whole genome shotgun sequence genomic region harbors:
- the LOC144021238 gene encoding protein lifeguard 1 encodes MSDKGETMFEPSASDLSVQPPPPPYEEPVQQEPPPYSQDVLEDGEPKGEAAGCDVTEGEQSCPDTKAEGQSEEVPLAETSAFEDKTVRRAFVRKVFCILTVQLVITFSVVSVFTFSPVVKRVVQKNIWVYVSSFLIFLVVCIALNCAKSLRRKYPWNIIGLTIVTLSLSYVVGTMASYHDTRAVIITMATTLAISLTIIAFSAQTRYDFSCCYGLLLILVVDLVMFGVFCGFYYTYIPQVCYGCLGALVYSLFLMCDCQLMMGVLSYRLDPEEYVSAALMIYLDVMLIFIYLMGKH; translated from the exons ATGTCAGACAAAGGGGAAACTATGTTCGAGCCCTCAGCTTCCGATTTGTCCGTtcaaccgccgccgccgccgtacgAAGAACCTGTCCAGCAAGAGCCGCCGCCCTACTCCCAAGACGTATTGGAGGACGGCGAGCCCAAAGGTGAAGCGGCGGGATGCGACGTGACCGAGGGCGAGCAGTCCTGCCCCGATACCAAAGCGGAGGGTCAGTCGGAGGAGGTCCCGCTGGCCGAGACGTCGGCTTTCGAAGACAAGACGGTCAGGAGGGCGTTTGTTCGCAAG GTGTTCTGCATCCTGACGGTGCAGCTGGTGATCACGTTCAGCGTGGTGTCCGTGTTCACCTTCTCCCCGGTGGTAAAGAGGGTGGTGCAGAAGAACATTTGGGTCTACGTCAGCTCCTTCCTCATCTTCCTCGTGGTCTGCATCGCCCTCAACTGTGCCAAGTCCCTCCGCCGCAAATACCCCTGGAACATCATCGGTCTG ACCATCGTGACGCTGAGCCTGTCGTACGTGGTGGGCACCATGGCTTCCTACCACGACACCCGCGCCGTCATCATCACCATGGCGACCACCTTGGCGATCTCCCTCACCATCATCGCCTTCTCGGCGCAG ACGCGCTACGACTTCTCCTGCTGCTACGGCCTGCTGCTCATCCTAGTGGTGGACTTGGTGATGTTCGGCGTGTTCTGCGGCTTCTATTACACGTACATACCGCAGGTTTGCTACGGCTGCTTGGGAGCCCTGGTGTACTCTCTG TTTCTGATGTGCGACTGCCAGCTGATGATGGGCGTGCTGAGTTATCGCCTGGACCCCGAGGAGTACGTCAGCGCGGCCCTCATGATCTACCTGGACGTCATGCTTATCTTCATCTACCTGATGGGGAAGCACTGA